The Primulina tabacum isolate GXHZ01 chromosome 1, ASM2559414v2, whole genome shotgun sequence genome contains the following window.
ATACTCATATTGATTTTCATGGTGTAAACTTAAAAATAAGCATAATAAATAAAAGGCCAAAATATATGTATAGAGGAGATTGTTTTCCAATTGTGTATTGTCTAAATTAGCctttatatatatagagagagtTTATGGTTTAGTATAGTATCTATAACAAAACAATAGGTAGGACTCATTCCACTTCTGATCATTGAAGAAAGTAATGCCAGGAAAAACAACCTCCAGACTGAAAACACATTGCATCCTCCGTATACTTCACCAAAAAACCTCTTACCTCTTTTTCACTAGAAGTGATGTCAATTTTCGGCATTATACAATGACGGAATCATGAAgagttcttatgtttattacaCCAAGTCTGTCCCATAGAAAACAGACAATTTCAACCTTGTTTTCAAGGTCGAACAGACTGACTTAACCAACAATAACATCAGTCGTAAGAAAGTAAATCTACGAACAATTCATATTATCCATCAAGGCACCATAACAGGTAATCGCGTTGTCACAGAGTTCAGCCCAAATCTCCCAAGCAGATTCAAAAGAGTTTCAGATTAAATAAAGAACTGATATAAATCAAGACCATGGTTGTGGTGTAACTTTCTCGCTAACTGTTGAACCATATTGTGGGCCACCTTTACGATAAGATATAAGAAACTCAACTGGATACCCCTTCAGTTTACAAGGTGTGAGACCAAGATCCTCAAACGTTAAAGCTGGAAAACCATAAAATTGAGAAGGTAAATGTATGTGCAGAAAAAGGGGGGCTGAAATCATAGGAAATCAAACTTTTCCAATGAAAAGAAAACCAATGAAGGTATAGGATCCTTGAATAATGTGCCATACCATTTTCAGACACGACAGTATCAACAGAAAAGGCTTCAATCAGGTCCAAATTGAATATAGAGGGTGTGGGCATCGGGACTGGAACTTTCTTGAGCAAAACTTCTCGAGGTGTTGCCATAGCCTGAAACCATGAAGACCAGAGGTGAAATTTCTTAACTATCATAGCAGCAACCAGAAAGCTTGTCCATGTAAACATGAAAATGAACACTTCGATGGCAAAATAAATGTGCTTAGTTTTAACAGAAGATAGGGCTTAAAGATTACACACGAACAGATGTTTGCACATGCAAAAGAAGTGGGACTTGCCTTGGCAATAGAGAAAGGAATCTTCACACAGCGAGAATATTCGCGAATCACGTCAAACATAAGTTCTGCCTATACAAAAGTCAGAATAAATTCTCacaacttcaaaaaaaattaaaaaaaaataataaaagggGACCGAAAGTACTAAATAGTTTTGGAGGGTGAGCAAGAGAGATATGAATGGAGATgaggagagagagagagagagagagagaggagcTGAAGGATTTACTAGTTGATGTGTGGTAAAAATATCTGGTCCACCAAGTTCATAAACTTTTCCCATGCTGGCACCGTCATCTTTTAAGGCAGCAACAATTGCCGAAGcaacatcaataacatatacAGGCTGAATTCTGAATATGCATAATAGTAAGAAATATGTCCCGCTCCACAACAACTAAAAAACATGCAATTAATTTAACAGTCAAAAGTCATACTTGGTTGATCCATCTCCCATCAGGGGGAGAAAGCCATATTTTTTAGCAAAATGCGCCCACGGATTTAAAATTCGGTCCTCTGTGCCAATCATTACAGCAGGTTTCATTATTGTGGCCTGATAATAGATAAGTAGATTTATCAAAGCAAATAAGATTAAATCAATCAAAATGTTCAATTCCGAGCTAAAAATCTAACCACAAATAAGATTAGCACTAGCTCGTGATGAAAAATCTAACCATCTTGCTCATTGTTAGCACACATACTTCTTGATAAATCGACAGAGAATCATGTCTTAACTTAGAAAAATAACAGTTAGTCAAACTTCGAGACTTCCAGATAGTACGTCTTGGAAGAACCAAGGTTTCAATTTCAAGATTTCCTACTTTGTAGCGTAAATGTCGTCACGATAAATAGTTTTAACTTAATGAGATGGTCAAAGGTCGCTCagttttttatgaaataaatgTACGACATGAAATCATGTAGACATCCGGCATCCAGGTATATTATAGCACATATCAACTCACTGTCCAAAATTTGCCAATGTCATGGGAGTTGCTCATAAAATGAAAGAAAACCAGACAGAATGTTGAGTTTCTCTCAAAATCAGATTTGGGAAAGGTATTAAGTAAAGAACATAAAGTAAATATCAATCAGAAATTCAGAATCCAAAGTTCATAAGGGATAGCATGACTTGTGGTCATCCGCTGAATTTTTTTGAAGCCAAAATATATGGATGGAAGAAATGATTAATGGATATCTTGAAGACTTGAATGGATATCGTGAAGACTTAAATGAATACAGTGCAGCAGCAAAGCACTCACCGTAAAGCATTAATAATAGAAATTAAGCACTATGTGGaacatgataaaaaaattaagtaaACATATAACTACCTCTGGCAGTTCCCGTAAAATAGCTTCTTCAGCAGCTGCTTTAGCTCTACACATTCTAGAAGGGGATGACGGAGATGCCCCCAAACAAGAAACTTGAATATATCTCAATATGCCACCATGTTCCTTGGCAATCTGTGCATACAGGATGAATCTATCAGTACATTATATCATCAATCAGATAAAGATATATGAGAGACTACGTTGTTTGCACCTTGGAACAACCATGATTCATGTATTGAAGCCAGAAATATCAAAGCAGAAAACATAAAGGGTAACAGAAACACACCACAGCAAGCTGTTCAGCCATATGATGGTTCACTTCCTCAAAACTATAATTTCTGGTCTCATACTCCCTTCCTGTTTGCAGGCCATTTACAATATAAAGCAATTGCAGGCAGCATTTTTTCACAATATCTGTGTGGCAATAGCATCTTACCAATAAGATTAATAACAACATTAGCCTTTGCCATCACTGCCTTAATGGAACTTTCATCTCTCGGATTGTATTTCATAGGAACAATCTGCAGGTGAGAAATGTGAAGAACACCAAGTCATAGGTTTTGCAAGTAGAAAATGGCCACAACTTAAATACACAGGGTAAAGTCCATGCATGAATTCACCTGACCCAAATCACCCATCAATTTAAGGTGGCGATGAGAATCCTCAGAACCTCGAAATGGTACTAATACTTGGGAACCCATCTTTGCTAAAGGAGAGGAGTAGGTGAAACACGGATAAAACAACATAAAAAGTTGAGCTTGGTTATAACACAACGAACTTTAGCACGAATTTACAGAATTTCAGCTGAAAAAAGCTACGCAGAATAACAGGCAACTCACCAAGCTGTTGCACCAAATATCGTCCAAGAAATCCTGTCGCTCCAAATACAGTCGCAACTATACCACTGCCAGGCAACAAAATTCCCAActtcaactagcaataataTGACTTAAAACACAATTACCATTGTAGACATTAGATTCAGTAAGTAGCATGCTTGTAGCAATTGAAAAGacataagaaaataaaacaataaaaaatgaAATCATCCAAAACTCGATGCTAGAAGAATAAATGGTAGATGCTAAGAGCTGGAATATATAAGAGATATATCTAAAGATTGGTATAATACGCGCAACAGCGAAAACAATTAGCAAGTGACTGAAATGGGAATAACTAATTACTTAAACTCGAAACCACAGAACAATTTTCAAACAAATTTAGAGCAAAATTAGGGCTCTGAAAATGAAAATAACCTGACAGATGATCGGCCTCCAGTGCCCTTGCGAACCAGATGCCCCACGCCTTTGGTGGTAAGAGATGAAGCAAACCTTGGATTCTCCACTCCATAATCTGTTCAAAACACCACAAAAAATGCATTTTTGTCTATAACCTGCGGTTAAGCGTCTGTGTGTTGCTTTATGTAAGTAGTGAGAGAACGATTACATTGATCGGAAAGCGGACAGAGAGATCTAAAAGAGGAAACTGAAGCGGGTGACTGCTTGATGGATTGGTGCCCCAATCGCCTGGAAATTGCCTGCATTTTTGCCGAGGGAAATCGAGTTGGCTGATACAAGGGAATATTTAAGGAATTAACCTCCACCATTTGACCGAAATATAACCTTccctttttaattaattatttttttactcttttaccgtttcaaaataaattttcttttaaccCCAAATCAATGGCAAATtgtaaataaacatttaaatcttAGTTTCATTTAGACTAGTGCACCGACGTACGCGTTGCGtgcttatataatattttttataatttatttgatttatatttaaatgaagattaaaatataatatatattattttattaagtttgagacccTTATAGTAACTAATTTTGGtatcatggtctgttttaataattatttatattaataaaatgttaaagttttaatgtaagttatatgtagttcagcggATAGAATCATTATTTTTTGGGGTTTAGGTCATATGTTCAATTCTCATTGAGGTCATTCTTTGATTCTTCTATTtttcgatttatttttaaatttatatatcaaaattacagtgtagttccctcgctatttcttataattatattttaatcctcatttttttattctttatttttcaatttattttttaatctatatatcaaaattacagtgtagtccctcg
Protein-coding sequences here:
- the LOC142545164 gene encoding NADH dehydrogenase [ubiquinone] 1 alpha subcomplex subunit 9, mitochondrial, with translation MQAISRRLGHQSIKQSPASVSSFRSLCPLSDQYYGVENPRFASSLTTKGVGHLVRKGTGGRSSVSGIVATVFGATGFLGRYLVQQLAKMGSQVLVPFRGSEDSHRHLKLMGDLGQIVPMKYNPRDESSIKAVMAKANVVINLIGREYETRNYSFEEVNHHMAEQLAVIAKEHGGILRYIQVSCLGASPSSPSRMCRAKAAAEEAILRELPEATIMKPAVMIGTEDRILNPWAHFAKKYGFLPLMGDGSTKIQPVYVIDVASAIVAALKDDGASMGKVYELGGPDIFTTHQLAELMFDVIREYSRCVKIPFSIAKAMATPREVLLKKVPVPMPTPSIFNLDLIEAFSVDTVVSENALTFEDLGLTPCKLKGYPVEFLISYRKGGPQYGSTVSEKVTPQPWS